From one Phytohabitans houttuyneae genomic stretch:
- a CDS encoding IS701 family transposase, which yields MVAAGELTREYQDELLGRVGWVFARREPRLQAGKYVRALTAEVPRKNGWQIAEWAGDATPDKTQRLLNHAVWDEKAVMGVVAGFVAEYLGAEADPLAVVVLDESGQEKKGESTCGVKRQYVGCAGRVSNAVNIVYATLATVRGHALAGARPYLPREWAEDQRRRARAGVPERVVFKTKPALAVDLLTDLHTARLLPPWATGDEVYGRDKDLRDFCEQHSMGYVFGVPCSFTVTLTSGRRVRADQALKLVPPKAWNRASCGAGSKGDRTYGWAWIATCSDRHHLLVRRNPTDPTDVAFFYAYAPDGRPATLPVLVSVAGRRWPVEEDFQVGKDQFGLDHSQVRLYTALLRHLVLAMLALAACAVTAAAMRVLSNTAAAAPTHPDDEPPEDPGLIPLTVAEVKRLANMLTRTGQRPAHHLRWSWWRRRHQARARWFHHRNRLRRSLQPARM from the coding sequence ATGGTAGCGGCCGGTGAGTTGACCCGGGAATACCAGGACGAGTTGTTGGGGCGTGTCGGGTGGGTGTTCGCCCGGCGAGAGCCGAGGTTGCAGGCGGGCAAGTATGTGCGTGCGCTGACTGCCGAGGTGCCGCGCAAGAACGGGTGGCAGATCGCGGAGTGGGCCGGTGATGCCACCCCGGACAAGACGCAGCGGCTGCTCAATCACGCGGTGTGGGACGAGAAGGCAGTGATGGGTGTGGTGGCCGGGTTCGTCGCCGAATATCTGGGCGCCGAGGCCGATCCCCTTGCGGTGGTGGTGCTGGACGAGTCCGGTCAGGAGAAGAAGGGCGAGTCCACCTGCGGCGTCAAACGCCAGTATGTCGGCTGCGCGGGCCGGGTCTCCAACGCGGTCAACATTGTGTACGCCACCCTCGCGACCGTCCGCGGGCATGCCCTGGCCGGGGCTCGGCCGTATCTGCCCCGCGAGTGGGCTGAGGACCAGAGGCGGCGGGCGCGTGCCGGGGTGCCGGAGCGTGTGGTGTTCAAGACGAAACCGGCGCTGGCCGTGGACCTCCTGACCGACCTGCACACTGCCAGGCTGCTCCCGCCGTGGGCCACCGGCGACGAGGTCTACGGACGGGACAAAGACCTGCGCGACTTCTGCGAGCAGCACAGCATGGGCTACGTGTTCGGGGTGCCATGCTCATTCACCGTCACGCTGACCTCCGGCCGGCGGGTCCGCGCCGACCAAGCACTGAAACTGGTGCCACCCAAAGCATGGAACCGCGCCTCATGCGGTGCCGGGTCCAAAGGAGACCGAACCTACGGGTGGGCGTGGATCGCCACCTGCAGCGACCGCCACCACCTGCTCGTGCGCCGCAACCCGACCGACCCGACCGATGTGGCCTTCTTCTACGCCTACGCACCCGACGGGCGGCCCGCCACCCTGCCCGTCCTGGTCTCCGTCGCCGGGCGTAGATGGCCGGTTGAGGAAGACTTCCAGGTCGGCAAGGACCAGTTCGGCCTCGACCACAGCCAGGTCCGGCTCTACACCGCGCTGCTGCGCCACCTCGTCCTGGCCATGCTCGCCCTGGCCGCCTGCGCGGTAACAGCCGCCGCGATGCGCGTGCTCAGCAACACCGCGGCCGCCGCCCCGACCCACCCCGACGATGAGCCACCCGAAGACCCCGGCCTCATCCCGCTGACCGTCGCCGAGGTCAAACGCCTGGCCAACATGCTCACCCGAACCGGGCAGCGACCCGCACACCACCTGCGATGGTCGTGGTGGCGACGCCGCCACCAAGCCCGCGCCCGCTGGTTCCACCACCGCAACCGGCTACGCCGCAGCCTTCAACCAGCACGAATGTAA
- a CDS encoding transposase family protein, producing MLVDGFLAPTGNCTGIPDLYSGKRHSSGMNVQAVPNLAGRLLDSGLPVPGARHDSKALAESGTADRWANHLRPGGPGMLADLGYLGTAAITGTRKPRGGELGDVRRACNQRSQHPRRSRTSNRAPGQWKSSTPAGADALPTSPTSYYGSRTS from the coding sequence GTGCTGGTCGACGGGTTCCTGGCCCCGACCGGCAACTGCACCGGTATACCGGACCTGTACTCCGGCAAACGCCACAGCAGCGGGATGAACGTCCAGGCCGTACCCAATTTGGCTGGCCGGCTGCTCGACAGCGGACTACCGGTCCCCGGCGCCCGCCACGACAGCAAAGCCCTGGCCGAGTCCGGCACCGCCGACCGCTGGGCCAACCACCTGCGACCCGGCGGCCCCGGCATGCTCGCCGACCTGGGCTACCTAGGCACCGCCGCGATCACCGGCACCCGCAAACCACGCGGCGGCGAACTCGGCGACGTACGACGCGCCTGCAACCAAAGATCACAGCACCCGCGCCGCAGTCGAACGAGCAATCGCGCACCTGGTCAATGGAAGTCCTCGACGCCGGCTGGCGCGGACGCCTTACCGACTTCCCCGACGTCCTACTACGGCAGCCGCACTTCGTAA
- a CDS encoding tyrosine-type recombinase/integrase, protein MARPPLPIGTWGSIRTEMRGPNRYRARARFRDYDGKTRDVEATASTGPAAIRALKEKLRDRATPNDDEITRDTRVRTLADLWIEEITTEERVKPQTINNYKTSLRSAILPALGSLRIQEATVGRLDKFLRTVAEIVQRPARAANVVLGQMFALAVRRGALMTNPVRETGRLRNPRSKAAALTEEHLQAVRAAIRQWQQPVAGKPGPRQNGDLADVVDLILATGARIGEILALRWDDLDLAAERPTVTICGTLVYVKGKGYFRQEWTKSDAGYRTLVLPRFAVRMLRARKDIAADKARDAVFASRRGTWLSPHNVRRQWRGARADTGLEWVTPHTLRKTVATVIAQEADTKSAAAQLGHASEGITSTYYIAKPVLVSDVSEILEQFAARDR, encoded by the coding sequence GTGGCCCGACCTCCACTACCGATCGGTACCTGGGGCAGCATCCGCACCGAGATGCGCGGCCCTAACCGATACCGCGCCCGAGCCCGATTCCGGGACTACGACGGCAAGACCCGTGACGTCGAGGCCACCGCCAGTACTGGCCCGGCCGCCATCCGGGCGCTGAAGGAGAAGCTGCGCGACCGCGCCACCCCGAACGACGACGAGATCACCAGGGACACCCGCGTCCGCACGCTCGCCGACCTGTGGATCGAAGAGATCACCACGGAGGAACGCGTCAAACCGCAGACCATCAACAATTACAAGACCAGCCTGCGAAGCGCGATCCTGCCCGCCCTGGGCAGCTTGCGCATCCAGGAGGCCACTGTGGGCCGCCTCGACAAGTTCCTGCGCACGGTCGCCGAAATCGTCCAGCGGCCCGCCAGGGCCGCGAACGTGGTCCTCGGTCAGATGTTCGCGTTGGCGGTACGCCGTGGGGCGCTGATGACCAACCCCGTACGCGAGACCGGGCGACTGCGGAACCCACGCAGTAAGGCTGCGGCGCTGACCGAGGAGCACCTGCAGGCTGTCCGCGCGGCGATCCGCCAGTGGCAGCAGCCTGTGGCCGGCAAGCCGGGACCTCGGCAGAACGGCGACCTGGCCGACGTCGTCGACCTCATACTCGCCACTGGCGCCCGCATCGGCGAGATCCTCGCCCTGCGCTGGGACGACCTCGACCTGGCTGCCGAACGTCCAACTGTGACCATCTGCGGCACCCTCGTCTACGTCAAGGGCAAGGGGTACTTTCGGCAGGAGTGGACCAAGAGCGACGCCGGCTACCGGACACTCGTCTTGCCCCGGTTCGCTGTGCGGATGCTGCGGGCCCGCAAGGATATCGCTGCCGACAAGGCTCGGGACGCGGTCTTCGCCTCGCGGCGCGGCACCTGGCTGTCGCCGCACAACGTCCGCCGGCAATGGCGCGGGGCCCGCGCCGACACCGGCCTCGAATGGGTTACCCCGCACACCCTCCGCAAGACCGTCGCCACCGTGATCGCCCAGGAGGCCGACACCAAGAGCGCCGCAGCCCAGCTCGGCCACGCCAGTGAGGGAATCACCAGCACCTACTACATCGCCAAGCCCGTCCTCGTCTCGGACGTCTCCGAAATCCTCGAACAGTTCGCCGCCAGGGACAGGTAG